Within Anolis sagrei isolate rAnoSag1 chromosome 3, rAnoSag1.mat, whole genome shotgun sequence, the genomic segment GGGAGCCTGCGATAGGCTGAGAGGCGGCGCGGATTTGCATACGCGCGTCTATTAGAGACCCCAAGGAGGGGCCGCCGGAGCTGAGAAGCGGAGTGGCGCGAGGGAGGGACgggccaaggaaggaaggaaggaaggcaagacggAAGGCAAGGCGAAGGCGAGCGCTTGTAGCTCCGAGCCGAGGACTGAGCCCCTgcccgcttcctcctcctcctcggtccCCACAGAAAGAGGAAGCGGAGGAGGATGTGGGGCGCCCCGTGGCCTGCCTTCTGCCTGTTGCTCTGCCTGCTCCCGCCCGCCGCGGGGAAGACGCTCCGCTACCACATCTACGAGGAGGAGCCGCCCGGGACGGTGATCGGCACCCTGGCCGACGACCTGCCCGCGGAGCCGCCCGGGGAGCGCACTTTCCGCCTGCTGAAGCCTCCGGGCAACGGGTCCCTGGTGCGCGTGCGGGAGCGGGACGGGCAGCTGAGCCTGGGGCCGGAGCGGCTGGACCGGGAGGCGCTGTGCGGGGCCTCGTCGGCGTGGTGCGCGCTCTCCTTCGACGTGGTGTGCCTGGGGGGCGCGGGCTCCTCGTCGCCCTACCAGGTGCTTCAGGTGGAGCTGGAGGTGCGGGACGTGAACGACCACGCGCCGCGCTTCCCGCAGGCGGAGGTGTCCCTGGAGGTGTCGGAGGCGGCGCTGCCGGGGACGCGGCTCCCGCTGGGGCTGGCGCTGGACCCGGACGCGGGCGCCAACGGGGTGCAGAGCTTCGCGCTCTCGCCCAACCGGCACTTCGGGCTGGAGGCGCCGCGCCGCGCGGACGGGCTGAAGGGCGCCGAGCTGGTGCTGCTGGCGCCGCTGGACCGCGAGGCGCAGGCCTCCTTCCGCCTGGAGCTGGTGGCCAAGGACGGCGGGAGCCCCGCGCGGTCCGGCACGGCCACCCTGGCCCTGCGCGTGCTCGACGCCAACGACAACGCGCCGGCCTTCCCCCGCGGGGGCGCGCCGCGGCTGCTGGAGCTGCCCGAGGACGCGCCGCCGGGCGCCTTGCTGCTGGAGCTGGGCGCCGCCGACCCGGACGAGGGCGCCAACGGGGCGCTGCTCTACGCCTGGGGCAGCCAGGTGGGGGCCGAGGCGCGCGCCCTCTTCGCCCTCGACCCGCTCTCCGGCCGACTCAGCCTCCGCGCCGCCCTCGACTACGAGCGCCAGCGCGCCTTCGAGCTCGACGTCCAGGCCTCCGACCGCGGCGCCTCACCGCTCCGCGCCGCCTGCAAGGTCCTCGTCCGCCTCCTCGACGTCAACGACAACGCGCCCCAGATCGACCTCCGGCCCCTCCGCAGCCGGGCCCAGGAAGAGGGAGacggaggagagggagaagagcgGGGCCCCGACGGAGAGGACGTCGCCTACGTCAGCGAGGCCGCCCCGCCAGGCAGCCTGGTGGCCCTGGTCAGCGTCTGGGACCGCGACTCCGGCGCCAACGGGCAAGTCAGCCTCTCCCTGGTCAGCCCCGAGGGAGGCAAGGAGGGAACCCCGCCGCCCTTCACCCTCCGCCCCGCCCACGAGGAAgacgacgacgaggaggaggaagatgagcaGGGCCAGGAGGAAGGCCAGGAGCCCGGCAAGGAGCGCGGGCGCAGCTTCCTGCTGCTGACGTCGGGGCCGCTGGACCGAGAGCGCGTGCCCGAGTACAACCTGACGCTGCTGGCCCAGGACCGCGGATCGCCCCCCGCCCGCTCCACGCGCCGCCTCTCCGTCCGCCTCGCCGACGAGAACGACCACGCGCCCCGCTTCGCCTCCCCCGCCCTCCGCCTCCCGCTGCCCGAGAACAACCCCCCGGGAGCCTTCCTGGCCGCGCTGGCCGCCCGAGACCCCGATTTGGGCCCCAACGGGCGCGTGGCCTACCGCCTCCTCCTGGATGACCAAGGGGGGCAGCAGCAGCTCCAACTTCGCGGGGCGCCACTGGCCACCTACGTCTCTCTGGACGCGGCCTCGGGCGCCCTCTACGCCCTGCGCAGCTTCGACTACGAGGCGCTGAAGGAGCTGGCGCTGACCGTGGTGGCCACGGACGGAGGGAACCCTCCGCTCTCCAGCGCCGCGCAGGTCACCATCCGGGTGCTGGACCTGAACGACAACGCGCCCGTCATCACCCACCCGGCGCCCCGCAACGGCTCGCTGGAGGTGTGGGTCTCGCGGCGGGCGGCGCGGGGCGCCCAAGTGGGCCGGATCCAGGCGCGCGACGCCGACGAGGGCGAGAACGCGGCGCTGAGCTTCGCCCTCCTGCCGGACCCGGGCGCCCAGGACGAGGAGGAAGCCGCGGGGGAGGCGCTGGCGCTCTTCGCGGTGGACGCGGAGAGCGGGGCGCTGGTGCTGACGGGCAGCCTGGCTGGGGAGCCGCCCGGGAAGGTCTTCCGCGCCCTACTCCGCGTCTCCGACGGCGGGAGGCCCTCGCTTTCGGCCACCGCAGCCCTGCGCTTCATCCTCACCTCCTCGGAGGAAgagcccgcctcctcctcctcctcgggggcCTCCTGGGAGGCGGCGGCGccctcgccctcctcctcctcctccgcgctGCACTGGGACGGGCCCCTCATCGTCATCGCCGTCCTGGCCGGGAGCTGCACGCTGCTCCTGGTCGCCATCATCGCCATCGCTACCAGCTGCAACCGGCGGAAGAGGCAGAAGCAGCTGCAGGAGAGGCTcaagcagcagcagcggcaaggcaACGTCCTGGAGGAGCCCATCGACGACGGGGGAACGGGCGGAGGGAGCAGAAGCAGCAGTCCCGGCCGACGGAacggaggagcaggaggagcaggaggaggagggagcagcagCAGCCCCGGGACCCGAGGGGGAGGAGGCGTGGGCGTGAGCTTCGAGGTGCGCTCCTTCGCCAGCAAGTCCTCCTTCGCCAGCGCCGAGCCTTCACCGGCCAGCGAGGACCCGCCGCCCTCCGAAGGCAGCCGCAGCGAGAGCGCCAGCCTGTACGACAGCAGCCAGGGACGCCTCCGCCCCGCCCACGCCCACGAGGTGAGCACGAGCCCTCTCCCCGCACGCACA encodes:
- the LOC132771408 gene encoding protocadherin-8 yields the protein MWGAPWPAFCLLLCLLPPAAGKTLRYHIYEEEPPGTVIGTLADDLPAEPPGERTFRLLKPPGNGSLVRVRERDGQLSLGPERLDREALCGASSAWCALSFDVVCLGGAGSSSPYQVLQVELEVRDVNDHAPRFPQAEVSLEVSEAALPGTRLPLGLALDPDAGANGVQSFALSPNRHFGLEAPRRADGLKGAELVLLAPLDREAQASFRLELVAKDGGSPARSGTATLALRVLDANDNAPAFPRGGAPRLLELPEDAPPGALLLELGAADPDEGANGALLYAWGSQVGAEARALFALDPLSGRLSLRAALDYERQRAFELDVQASDRGASPLRAACKVLVRLLDVNDNAPQIDLRPLRSRAQEEGDGGEGEERGPDGEDVAYVSEAAPPGSLVALVSVWDRDSGANGQVSLSLVSPEGGKEGTPPPFTLRPAHEEDDDEEEEDEQGQEEGQEPGKERGRSFLLLTSGPLDRERVPEYNLTLLAQDRGSPPARSTRRLSVRLADENDHAPRFASPALRLPLPENNPPGAFLAALAARDPDLGPNGRVAYRLLLDDQGGQQQLQLRGAPLATYVSLDAASGALYALRSFDYEALKELALTVVATDGGNPPLSSAAQVTIRVLDLNDNAPVITHPAPRNGSLEVWVSRRAARGAQVGRIQARDADEGENAALSFALLPDPGAQDEEEAAGEALALFAVDAESGALVLTGSLAGEPPGKVFRALLRVSDGGRPSLSATAALRFILTSSEEEPASSSSSGASWEAAAPSPSSSSSALHWDGPLIVIAVLAGSCTLLLVAIIAIATSCNRRKRQKQLQERLKQQQRQGNVLEEPIDDGGTGGGSRSSSPGRRNGGAGGAGGGGSSSSPGTRGGGGVGVSFEVRSFASKSSFASAEPSPASEDPPPSEGSRSESASLYDSSQGRLRPAHAHESYASTPSYSKETAPPPVPIWKGHSFNTISGREGDKFSGKDSGKGDSDFNDSDSDISGDALKRDLITHMQNGLWACTAECKILGHSDRCWSPSCGRTNPHCASHPKTQLSTFCKSTSLPRDSIRRDNYYQAQLPKTVGLQSVYEKVLHRDYDRTMTLLSPPHPGRLPDLQEISVPLYQAPSTRYLGPPPETNQNG